Genomic window (Pseudothauera hydrothermalis):
GCGGCAGCGGGCAGTCCAACGCCTCGCCGATCGTACGCAGCAGTTCGTACTCTTGCGGCGCGACCTGCCCGTCGTGCAGCACTGCGGCGGCGCAGGCTTCCAGCAGGCGCTTGCGGAATGGTGGCGAACTGACGGCAAGGCGTTCGAGCGCTGCGTCGATGCGGGCCGGGCCAAGATCCGCGGCGCTCAGCAGGCAGTAGGGGCCGTCCAGCGGGGCAAGGCCGGCGGCGCGGCTGAAGGCTGCTTCGACATCGCATTCGGTCCGGTGTCCAACTCGGGCCAGCAGGCTGAACAGCACACCACAATCTTCCTTCAGACGGGTCGGTGTGGCCAGGGCGGCAACCCGTGGCCCGTTGCGACGTCCTTGCAGCACCACACGCAGCAGATGCTGCAACGCGTATTCGAACAGCGATACCCGGCCGTCGGCACGTACCAGTGCGTCGGCGGTGGTAAGCAGGGTGCGACGGGCCTCCAGGGACAGCTCTTTGAGCGTTGGCAGAGCAAGGTCGAGCAGAGGCAGGCGCAAGGCTGCGCCGGCCGTCACGACCGCGGCCCGCAAGGCAGCGCTGCGCTCGGCAAGGGCCGGACCGTGCGCCGCGCGAACTTGGTCGAGCTGCTTGTGCGCGATGCCGGCGTCGGCCGACAGCAGCAACGCGAAGACCAGCGCCTGAGCGTCGCCAGGGCGGTGAGCGGCCTCGTGCAGGGCCGGCGGCAGCGCGGCGAGCAGATCGCGGGCGTAGTTCATGTGCGCCGGCAGGACCGTACCGGCCGTGGCCGCCAAGCCTTCCGCCGACAGCCGCTGCGGGCCGGCGGCAGGGCCAGCGAACCCGGCGACAAGCGTTCCGTCCGCCATGCCCGAGCCGTCGTCGACCTCGGCGGGATCGGAAAGGGGGGCAGCGGGCTGTATCTTGTCTGGTTCGAAGTTCGGGTCGATGCGGCGGATACGCTCCTCAATCGGTGGATGGGTCGCAAACAAGCGCGACAGCGCCAGCCCACTGCCAAAGAACATGTGGCTTGTTTCTTCCGCGCGCGGATGGCGAATTTCCGAGCCGTAGCCGGCGATGCGCTTGAGCGCCCCGGCGATCCCGGACGGGTTGCGGGTAAACTGCACCGCCGCGGCGTCGGCCAGATATTCGCGCTGGCGCGAGACCGCCGCTTTGATGATGTTGCCGAACAGCACGCCGATGTAGCCGACCACCATCAGCACCAGCCCCATCAGCACGAGCGGTGCGGCGCCCTTGTCCGAGCCGCGTGCGCCGCGCAGCAGGATGCGGCCGATGAGGGTGAGCAGCAAAATGCCGTGCAGCACGCCCATCAGGCGCAGGTTGAGGCGCATGTCGCCGTTGAGGATGTGGCTGAACTCGTGCGCGATCACGCCCTGCAGCTCGTCGCGCGACAGCGCTTCCAGGGCGCCGCGGGTGACCGCGACCACTGCCTCGGTGGTGCCGCTGCCCGCGGCGAAGGCGTTGATGCCTTGTTCGGCGTCAAGGAGGTAGACCGGCGGCGCGGGCAGGCCGGCGGCAATCGCCATCTCATCCACCACGTTGATCAGGCGACGCTCCAGCGGGTCGTGGCTGTCGCGAGCCACCAGCCGCCCGCCCAGTGCTTCGGCCACCGCGGCGCCGCCGCCGCGGGCGAGCGCGATGATCTTGTACAGCGAACCGAGCAGGATGAAGCCACCGATCCCCGCCGCGCTGGTGAGGAACAGATCGGGTTGCCATAGCGAGGGCGGCGGCGCGCCCGGCGGCCGGCTCTCACCCAGGCCGAGCACGAAGGCGAGCGCCAGGTAGATGACCAGCACGATCGCCACCACCGCCGCGGCGAACCAGCCCACCAGCCAGCGGCTGGTACGCCGGGCACGGTCCTGCGCGGCGAAGAAATCCATTGCCGGCAACCGCCTAGTTGAAGCTCACCTTCACCGGCTGGCGCGCCACGCTGTCATCCAGGGTCCATTGCTCGGCCGGTTTGAAGCCGAAGCTGTTGGCCACCAGCGAGTCGGGAAACTGCTCGCGCTTGATGTTGTACGCCGTCACGGCATCGTTGTAGGCCTGACGGGCAAAGGCGATGCGGTTTTCGGTACTGGCCAGCTCTTCCTGCAATTGCGCCATGTTCTGGTTGGCTTTGAGGTCCGGATAGTCCTCGGCCAGGGCAAAGAATCGACCCAGTGCGCTGCCCAGCACGTTTTCGGCACCCATCAACGCCTGCATCGCCGTGGTATCGCCCGGATTGTCCTCGGCGCGCCGCGCCGCGGATTGGGCCTGGTTACGCGCCTGGATGACCGCTTCGAGCGTGTCACGCTCATGCTGCATGTAAGCCTTGGCGGTTTCCACCAGATTAGGAATCAGGTCATAGCGCCGTTGCAACTGCACGTCGATCTGTGAAAAGGCGTTCTTGACCCGATTACGTAAGGCGACCAAGCCGTTGTAAATGACCACCAAGTAGCCGGCGAGGACGACGACAATGGCGATGACAATCCAGGTGCTAGACATGCCGTAGCGCTCCGCAAAGGTTTCGGAACTCGCATGCTACCGTGTAAATGAGGCGCGGCAACAGCGGCATGTGGGCGTGGAGCGGTTGAAGCGTGGCGACTGAAGACCTATTGTGTGCACACCATCAGGCCGCGCCCCATCATGTTCAGCGTTCGTTTGCCGTTTGCCTCCGGGCTATTGCTGCTGGGTATCGTGCTGTCGTCGTCCCCGGCGTCGGCTGCGCCTGCGCCGTGGTATTTGTGGCGCAGCAAGGCCGACGGTGCTTTGTATTGCGCGCAGGTGCCGCCTGGGCCGGGCTGGGAGCGGGTGAGTGGGCCGTTTGCCGATCTGCGCTGCGAACGGCCGCTTCTGGGGCGTTGAGCGGGTGAAACGGCCCGCAGGGGAGGTGCTTCGCCGGGCGCGGGCAAGCGCGGTGCTTAGCCGAGGGTGCTGGCGCGCCGGCGTACGCATTCAAGGTAGGCCGCGCCGTCCGGCGGTGCGTTGTGGCGCTGGGCGTTGAATACTGTTTCGCCCAGGCATTCGAGCACCTCATGCAAGGCGGCGTGGCGGTCGCCGCGGCGCAGTTGCAGGCTGGCTACTGCGGCACGGATGCCGGGCGGCTGATCGATCGAGAGCTGTTCTTCGATTGCCAGATGCAGCGACAGGTGCAGAAAAGGGTTGATCTGCCCATCGTCCGGACTGAATTCACGGTCGATTGCGGCCGGGTCTTCCAGCACGCGGTGGTATTCCGGATGCAAGGCGATGATGTCGACCGCGATCGATTCCAGTGCGCTCAGCGCTTCGCCGGCGCGCCGCTTGCGCCAAGCCTGGATGAAGAAGTTGCGCACCTGCTCGCGCGAGGGATTGAACATGGTTTCGGTCTCCGGCGTTCAGGCGGTTTTATCGCGATATTGGCACAGATCGCGCACGATACAGGCGGCGCAGTCGGGCTTGCGGGCGGTGCAAACATAGCGCCCGTGCAGAATCAGCCAGTGGTGGGCGTCTTTGAGGTAGTTTTTGGGGATGCGGCGCATCAGCGCCTGTTCCACGGCCAATACGTCTTTGCCGGGGGCAAGCCCGGTGCGGTTGGCCAGACGAAAGATGTGGGTGTCGACTGCGATGACCGGATCGCCGAATACGGTGTTGAGCACCACATTGGCGGTCTTGCGGCCGACGCCGGGCAGGGCTTCGAGCGCGGCACGATCATGCGGCACCGCACCGCCGTGGCGTTCCAGCAATTGGCGTGACAGCGCCACGGTGTTTTTTGCCTTGGTGCGGAACAGGCCGATGGTCTTGATGTATTCGGCCACGCCTTCTTCACCCAGGGCTGTCATCGCCTCCGGGGTGGGGGCAGCGGCAAAAAGCTTGCGGGTGGCGAGGTTGACGCTTTTGTCGGTGGCTTGAGCCGAAAGCACCACTGCCACCAGCAATTGGTAGGGTGTGCGGTATTCGAGTTCGGTCGTGGGGTGAGGGTTGGCCTCAGCGAGCCGGCGGAAAAACTCGCCGATGGCCGCACGCTTCATCATGCGCTCAACCCGCCGCTGGCGCGCCGGTCGGCTTGTCTTGCGCAGCCGTGGCGGCCGCCGGATGCCGCTGGGCACGCTGACGCGCACTGGCACGTTGATTGATCCAATTGAATAGCGCAATCAGCACGCCAAGCGCAAAGAAGGCGCCCGGCGGCAGGATGGCAATCAAAAAGCCGGGATAATCTTCGCCGAATACCTCGATGGCCGACAGCGCGGGAAAAAGTAAATCGATGCCCGACAACAGCGTGCCACTGCCGATCAACTCCCGCAGGCCGCCCAACACAGCCAGTACCCACACCAGACCAAGGCCCATCATCACGCCGTCTATCGTGGAGCTGATCGGATCGTTCTTGGCCGCATAGGCTTCCACCCGGGCAAGCACGATGCAGTTGGTGACGATCAGCGGAATGAAGATGCCAAGTACCAAATACAAGCCATGGAGATAAGCGTTAAAAGCGAGATCCACCATGGTGACCAGGGCGGCGATGATGAGGATGAACACCGGAATGCGGATTTCATAGGGAATGAAGTTGCGCAGGCTAGCGACCGCCAAATTGGCCACCGCCATCACTAGAATGGTTGCCAGCCCCAAGCTGACTGCATTGACCATGCTGGTACTGATCGCCAGGATCGGGCACAGGCCAAGCAACTGCACCAAGCCGGGATTTTGTTTCCACAGGCCGTTATGAGCGGTTTCGCGCAATCTTTGCATGTCCATGGCAATCATTCCTTGGCAGTCAGGGTACTGCCGGAAGCGGCGGCAAACAGCGCATCGCGATGCGCCACCGCAAAGGCAAGCGCACGACCGGTCGCATGGGTTACTGCGCGGGCGCTGATCGTGGCGCCAGTGTGGGCATCGAACACGCCGCCGTCACGCTTGACTTTCCATACGGCCGGCGCGACATCTTCCATGCCGATGCCGGCAAACTGGCCGATCCACGGCCGTTCTTTGTTGCGGTCTTTCTTTGGGTCGATGTAGTCGCCCAGACCTGGAGTTTCTTTGTGGCGGACGACACGCACGCCGCCGATACGCCCATCGGAGGTGACCGCGAGAATTAGGTCGATATCGCCTCCGTAGCCGTCGTGGGCCACCGCTTCGAGCACCAAGGCCACTGGCGCGCCGTCCTTGCGCGCGCGATAGACCACGCCGCCGCCGTCCAAGCCGAGTGCCGGGGTGGGGCCAAGTTTGACCATGTCTTCGAGGAGCGCGTTGTCGTAGCGGTCGGCTGGCAATACCTCATTGATGAGGCGCATCTTTTCTGCCTGAGCCGAGGCTTCGATGGTGGGGCGGGTGAGCCGGTAGGTGTAAGCCATGGCCGCAGTAAATAGCAGGCTGAAAATCAGCATGATGGCTGCGGTGCGCAGCGCGGTACGCACGGCCGTATAGCGGGCGCTCATGGGCGATCTCCGCGATGACCGAACACGCGCGGCTGGGTTTTCATGTCGATCAGCGGCACGCACATGTTCATCAGCAATACAGCGAAGGCGATGCCTTCCGGGTAGGCGCCGAAATTGCGGATCAGGTAAGCGATGATCGCTACGCCCGTAGCGAACAACAGTTTGCCGCGTGGCGTGGTGGCGCCCGAGACCGGGTCGGTCACAATGAAGAAGGCCGCCAGCATGGCGCCGCCACTGGCCAGATGAAATAGCGGCGAGGCGTATTGTTCCGGATGCACCAGCCAAAACAGGCCAGCGATGACAGTCAGCGCAACGATGAAGGCGCTCGGCATGTGCCAGGTGATGACGCCGCGCGCCAGCAGAAAGAGCCCGCCGAGCAGATAGCCGGCCGCTACCCATTCCCAGCCACGTCCGCCGAGTGCCCCGAAAGCCGGCTGCTGTTGCAGCAGCGTGGCCACATCGCCCGCGCCCGTCCGCAGGCCGGTACGCAGGGCGTCCAGCGCGGTGGCACCGGTGATGGCGTCCAGGTTGCGTGCACCGCCCAAAATGAGCTCGAGCTGGGTGGCAAAATCAAGCTGGCCGGCCGGCGGCCACTGCGACATCAGCGCCGGATAGGCAACGATCATCGTGCAATAGGCCACCATTGCCGGGTTGAAAGGGTTTTGTCCCAGGCCGCCATAAAGGTGCTTGGCGGCGACGATGGCCACCAGGACCGCCAGCGTGGTCAGCCACCACGGTACGATGGTCGGCAGACAAAGCGCCACCAGCCAGGCGGTGACCAGTGCCGACAAATCGCCCAGAGTGCGCATGACCGGCCGCTTACGCAGGCGCAGCATCAGCGCTTCGGCGGCCAGCGCCACGACACTGGCAAGCAACAGGTTGACTAAAATGCCGGCACCGATCTGCCACACATAGGCGGCAATGCCGGGCACCAGCGCCAGCAGCACGGTCAACATCACCTGCTGAACGCTGGCCGGTTTACGAATGTAGGGGGAGTGGATCATGGCGTCGGCAGACGGTCATGCGTCGCGCGCAGAGGCGGAGTTTTTTTCATCGGCGATGGGCGCTGAGGCCGACTCGGGCGCCGGGTCGGTCGCCTCGGTGAGCCCGAGCGTTTGACGGCGACGGTCGATTGCGGCGATCTCCGCCAAGGTCTCAGGGCTCAGATCGTCTGTGTTCTTCGGCGCGCTGGCGGCTTTTTGCGCTTTGGCGCGCGCCAGCGCCGCAGCAATCAGAGCTTTTTTGGGGTCTTCTGCAGCGGCTAAAGCCCCATCGCCAGCGGCCGGCTGCTCGGCCAGCTTGGCGCGCGTTTCGGCTGCCTTGGCGGCAAGCTTGGCCGCTTTTTCTTCCTTTTCGCGCTCTTGACGCCAGTTCCGGAACTCGAATCGTTCGCGGGCCTGGTCAGCGGCCTTTTTGTCTTTTTCGCGCGCCCAAATTTCGCTTTTGGCAAAGCGGAAATAGTCGACCAGTGGAATGTGCGATGGACACACATAGGCGCAGCAGCCGCACTCGATGCAGTCGAACAGGTGGTATTCCTGCGCTTTGCCGAAATTTTTGGCGCGTGCATGCCAATACAGCTCGAAAGGTTGCAATTCGGCCGGACAGGCGCGCGCGCAGGCGCCGCAGCGGATGCAGGCTTGTTCCGGCGGCGGATCGGGGAAGAGTTTTTGCGAAGCGGAAATCAGGCAGTTGGTGGCTTTGACCACCGGCACGGTCAAGGCCGGCAGGGCAAAACCCATCATCGGGCCGCCCATGATGATGCGGTCGGTATCCGCGCGCCGCGGGCCGGCCAGCGGCAGTAGTTCTTCCACGGGTGTGCCAATCAGCACTTCAAAATTACCGGGTTGGTCCACGTTGCCGGTCAGGGTCAGCACCCGGCTCACCAGCGGCTCACCAAAATGCATGGCGCGATAGACCGCGTAGGCCGTGCCGACGTTGAAGCACTGCACGCCAAATTCGCCGCCCAGCCGTCCATAAGGCACCTCAATACCGGTCAACACCCGGATCAGTTGTTTCTCGCCGCCTGCCGGGTAGAGCGTGGGGACGGCCACCACTTCGACGTTGCCATCCATCGTTTTGGCTGCCTCGCGCATCGCGGCAATGGCCTCGGGCTTGTTGTCCTCGATGCCGACGATCAGGCGCGGCGCGCCGATGAGTTCGCGCAGAATTTGCGCGCCAGCCAGAATGTCCGCGGCGCGCTCGCGCATCAGGCGGTCGTCGCAAGTAATCCAGGGCTCGCATTCGGCGCCGTTGAGAATCAGCACGTCGATGCCGCGACCGGTGCCAAGCTTGATATGACTCGGAAATGCAGCCCCACCCAGGCCGACGATGCCGCAGTCGCGCAAATGGGCCAGCGCCTGGTCGCGC
Coding sequences:
- a CDS encoding RnfABCDGE type electron transport complex subunit G; its protein translation is MSARYTAVRTALRTAAIMLIFSLLFTAAMAYTYRLTRPTIEASAQAEKMRLINEVLPADRYDNALLEDMVKLGPTPALGLDGGGVVYRARKDGAPVALVLEAVAHDGYGGDIDLILAVTSDGRIGGVRVVRHKETPGLGDYIDPKKDRNKERPWIGQFAGIGMEDVAPAVWKVKRDGGVFDAHTGATISARAVTHATGRALAFAVAHRDALFAAASGSTLTAKE
- a CDS encoding LemA family protein — translated: MSSTWIVIAIVVVLAGYLVVIYNGLVALRNRVKNAFSQIDVQLQRRYDLIPNLVETAKAYMQHERDTLEAVIQARNQAQSAARRAEDNPGDTTAMQALMGAENVLGSALGRFFALAEDYPDLKANQNMAQLQEELASTENRIAFARQAYNDAVTAYNIKREQFPDSLVANSFGFKPAEQWTLDDSVARQPVKVSFN
- a CDS encoding M48 family metallopeptidase, producing MDFFAAQDRARRTSRWLVGWFAAAVVAIVLVIYLALAFVLGLGESRPPGAPPPSLWQPDLFLTSAAGIGGFILLGSLYKIIALARGGGAAVAEALGGRLVARDSHDPLERRLINVVDEMAIAAGLPAPPVYLLDAEQGINAFAAGSGTTEAVVAVTRGALEALSRDELQGVIAHEFSHILNGDMRLNLRLMGVLHGILLLTLIGRILLRGARGSDKGAAPLVLMGLVLMVVGYIGVLFGNIIKAAVSRQREYLADAAAVQFTRNPSGIAGALKRIAGYGSEIRHPRAEETSHMFFGSGLALSRLFATHPPIEERIRRIDPNFEPDKIQPAAPLSDPAEVDDGSGMADGTLVAGFAGPAAGPQRLSAEGLAATAGTVLPAHMNYARDLLAALPPALHEAAHRPGDAQALVFALLLSADAGIAHKQLDQVRAAHGPALAERSAALRAAVVTAGAALRLPLLDLALPTLKELSLEARRTLLTTADALVRADGRVSLFEYALQHLLRVVLQGRRNGPRVAALATPTRLKEDCGVLFSLLARVGHRTECDVEAAFSRAAGLAPLDGPYCLLSAADLGPARIDAALERLAVSSPPFRKRLLEACAAAVLHDGQVAPQEYELLRTIGEALDCPLPPLPPLSAD
- a CDS encoding electron transport complex subunit E; its protein translation is MDMQRLRETAHNGLWKQNPGLVQLLGLCPILAISTSMVNAVSLGLATILVMAVANLAVASLRNFIPYEIRIPVFILIIAALVTMVDLAFNAYLHGLYLVLGIFIPLIVTNCIVLARVEAYAAKNDPISSTIDGVMMGLGLVWVLAVLGGLRELIGSGTLLSGIDLLFPALSAIEVFGEDYPGFLIAILPPGAFFALGVLIALFNWINQRASARQRAQRHPAAATAAQDKPTGAPAAG
- the rsxC gene encoding electron transport complex subunit RsxC — translated: MIARLFGFHGGIKPESHKSESAGSPIRPAPIPSRLVVPLRQSARAASECLVAAGQKVLKGERIGAPEGVLGTAVHAPTSGTVIEVANHPMPHPSGLDTLSVVIEPDGEDRWIEHAPFDWRAHSRDQALAHLRDCGIVGLGGAAFPSHIKLGTGRGIDVLILNGAECEPWITCDDRLMRERAADILAGAQILRELIGAPRLIVGIEDNKPEAIAAMREAAKTMDGNVEVVAVPTLYPAGGEKQLIRVLTGIEVPYGRLGGEFGVQCFNVGTAYAVYRAMHFGEPLVSRVLTLTGNVDQPGNFEVLIGTPVEELLPLAGPRRADTDRIIMGGPMMGFALPALTVPVVKATNCLISASQKLFPDPPPEQACIRCGACARACPAELQPFELYWHARAKNFGKAQEYHLFDCIECGCCAYVCPSHIPLVDYFRFAKSEIWAREKDKKAADQARERFEFRNWRQEREKEEKAAKLAAKAAETRAKLAEQPAAGDGALAAAEDPKKALIAAALARAKAQKAASAPKNTDDLSPETLAEIAAIDRRRQTLGLTEATDPAPESASAPIADEKNSASARDA
- a CDS encoding RnfABCDGE type electron transport complex subunit D, whose protein sequence is MIHSPYIRKPASVQQVMLTVLLALVPGIAAYVWQIGAGILVNLLLASVVALAAEALMLRLRKRPVMRTLGDLSALVTAWLVALCLPTIVPWWLTTLAVLVAIVAAKHLYGGLGQNPFNPAMVAYCTMIVAYPALMSQWPPAGQLDFATQLELILGGARNLDAITGATALDALRTGLRTGAGDVATLLQQQPAFGALGGRGWEWVAAGYLLGGLFLLARGVITWHMPSAFIVALTVIAGLFWLVHPEQYASPLFHLASGGAMLAAFFIVTDPVSGATTPRGKLLFATGVAIIAYLIRNFGAYPEGIAFAVLLMNMCVPLIDMKTQPRVFGHRGDRP
- the nth gene encoding endonuclease III, encoding MKRAAIGEFFRRLAEANPHPTTELEYRTPYQLLVAVVLSAQATDKSVNLATRKLFAAAPTPEAMTALGEEGVAEYIKTIGLFRTKAKNTVALSRQLLERHGGAVPHDRAALEALPGVGRKTANVVLNTVFGDPVIAVDTHIFRLANRTGLAPGKDVLAVEQALMRRIPKNYLKDAHHWLILHGRYVCTARKPDCAACIVRDLCQYRDKTA
- a CDS encoding DUF1841 family protein; translation: MFNPSREQVRNFFIQAWRKRRAGEALSALESIAVDIIALHPEYHRVLEDPAAIDREFSPDDGQINPFLHLSLHLAIEEQLSIDQPPGIRAAVASLQLRRGDRHAALHEVLECLGETVFNAQRHNAPPDGAAYLECVRRRASTLG